A region from the Aegilops tauschii subsp. strangulata cultivar AL8/78 chromosome 5, Aet v6.0, whole genome shotgun sequence genome encodes:
- the LOC109787101 gene encoding calcium-binding protein CBP has translation MSGYPYGGAGGGGGYGAPPPYGSSPAPSAPPYGDKPPKEGKASSPYYASPPQPYGASGGGGGYGAPPSTQPQSYGGGYGAPPSSQPQSYGGGGYGAPPAGQPQSYGGGGGYGAPPAGQSYGAPPPSSAPYGAPPPAAAPYGAAGGYGSPFAALVPSAFPPGTDPNVVACFQAADRDGSGTIDDKELQSALSGYNQSFSLRTVHLLMYLFTNTNVRRIGPKEFTSVFYSLQNWRSIFERFDRDRSGKIDASELRDALLSLGYSVSPTVLDLLVSKFDKTGGMSKAVEYDNFIECCLTVKGLTEKFKEKDTAYSGSATFSYEAFMLTVLPFIIA, from the exons ATGTCCGGCTACCCCtacggcggcgccggaggaggaggcggctacGGGGCCCCTCCGCCCTACGGCTCCTCGCCCGCCCCCTCGGCCCCGCCCTACGGCGACAAGCCTCCCAAGGAAGGCAAGGCCTCCTCCCCCTACTACGCTTCCCCGCCCCAGCCCTACGGCgccagcggcggcggaggcggctacGGAGCCCCGCCCTCCACCCAGCCCCAGTCCTACGGGGGCGGATACGGGGCCCCGCCCTCCTCCCAGCCGCAgtcctacggcggcggcggctacgggGCCCCGCCCGCCGGCCAGCCCCAgtcctacggcggcggcggaggctaCGGTGCTCCGCCCGCGGGCCAGTCCTACGGCGCCCCGCCTCCCTCGTCGGCGCCCTACGGGGCCCCGCCCCCCGCGGCAGCGCCGTATGGGGCCGCTGGCGGGTACGGGAGCCCGTTCGCCGCGCTCGTGCCGTCGGCGTTCCCGCCGGGGACGGACCCCAACGTGGTGGCGTGCTTCCAGGCCGCCGACCGCGACGGCAGCGGGACCATCGACGACAAGGAGCTGCAGTCCGCGCTCTCCGGCTACAACCAGAGCTTCAGCCTCCGCACCGTCCACCTCCTCATGTACCTCTTCACCAACACCAACGTCCGCAGGATCG GGCCCAAGGAGTTTACTTCTGTTTTTTACAGTCTTCAGAATTGGAGG TCCATATTCGAGAGGTTTGACCGTGACCGAAGTGGTAAAATTGATGCATCGGAGCTGCGCGATGCTCTTCTCAGTCTGGGTTATTCAGTTTCTCCAACTGTGCTAGACTTGCTCGTGTCTAAATTCGACAAGACTGGGGGCATGAGCAAAGCAGTTGAATATGATAACTTTATTGA GTGTTGCCTTACAGTCAAG GGTCTGACTGAGAAGTTCAAGGAGAAGGACACAGCTTACTCCGGGTCTGCAACTTTCAGTTACGAGGCATTCATGTTGACTGTGCTCCCTTTCATCATTGCATGA